The sequence CCAAGGAACTCAAAACATAACTTTGCGCTCGATAACAGAGACGCAAAAGCGGTCGTAAGTCAAAACGAACTGGAACGCATCTAACATTAAAGGTAAGTGCGTTAGATTCGTaaactgattttaaataaaaataaaaattgacattTGATCTTAACCAAAATACTGAGAAGTGATATTAACGACAGTCAGTGTCAGTGAGATCTCTTCAGACTTTGGTTGGAagtgtttaaaatgaatgaaatctgGTTTAAAATTAATGAATGTGTGCAGCATTTGCGATAATTCATTCattcggaagatgaatgaatgaatgaataaataataataataatggaaaaatgtatttccagCTCGAATGTTTCAAACATTGTAATGCACCTCTTGCCATCAGGCTCATTATAAACTTTGTACATTGGAAAATGTACAAATTGGATTTGCCTCTCGACCAGTCCAGAGAAAGGGCTGTGGACAAGCGAAGGTCTGCAGACACCGCACGCAAGTCCCGGATCCTCAACACTCGTCTCCGTGTGATGGGCCTCGACCTTGATGCTCTGAATAAACAGGTCCAGGAGAAAAAGCACCGGCAAGACACGGAGATGCAACAGGACAAAGCTTTTGGTAAACACTGGGCGAGAGCCAGGAAGTAGACAATTAAATAAGttgaataacaataaaaacttTTAACCCAGGGACATAACAGGGAACACAATCCCCTATAAGAATTCAATTTCAATGTATGAAATCACCTTTCATCTTGAAtgaccatttattttattacattgcaGATAAGTTGAGAAAGTACCACGATGACATGCTCCTGCAGCAGGATGCTGATGAAAGTGAGAAAAGGGCAGCTTTACTCACTGACCTGACTCAGTATTGGGCCACTCAGGAGCATGATGACTCACAAGATGCTGATATTAAGTGTGACCTGAAGGGGGCATTCAGGATCTCCATTCCAGAGTCTGAGCTGGGGCCCGCAAGTATGCAAATCTTTCAGGTAGGCTCAGCGTAACAGGCGGATGCTTAATATGCATCAGAGACCAGACACACTACCTCCTGAGCGCCGCATTCATTCTTCTTTAATGTACAGGGAGAAGGAATCGGAGAGGAGCAAAAGAAGAGCGAACgaatgaagaaaacacaaagagatcTGCTAGAACAGATGCAAGACAATGAAAGACAACTCCTGAGAGACAAGCACAGAGGTGAAAAGAGACAAACACAAGAAGACACTGTTCACCATAGCATCTGTAACTCACACGCATGCTTCATGCCATCCTGCACCATCACACTCCTTCACGCAGGCCTTACTGCCAGGTGGCATTGATGGATGCTCATCCCAGACATCCATCCGTTCCGCATGTGTGACTGTGTCGCTGGAGAGCTTTGTGCGACGATTAATGGCTAATGCATGTGTGGAAAACCAGGCTTCTGGTGATTTCCAACAAGCATGTGCGTGTGTTACAGAGACGCTCATAAGCAAAGAGATGGTGCGTCAGGACTTCGGGGGGGTTCAGCTGCATGGACTCGAGGAGGAGTGTAAGAAAGCTGCCCGGATCACTCTTGACAACGACAATCAAGCTCTGGTACAGTGGATGCATGCTCAAACACGTATGGACAGAGAAATCATTCTCTGAGGTGGAAACCCACAGGGCTTTGAGCTCTGACATGGCATCCTCATGAGGGCTTATAAACCTGAAATAGCTCATTGAAAAATGTTAAGTGATGCATACACACAGTCAAGATGCAGGAAGGTGCCATCATATTAGCTGCTACCGAGCAACACGGAAGGTGAAACTGCTTTGATGTATGCGTGGGCATTGTCTGTTCATAAAAGCCCCGATTTAACCGTCCCATCATTTGGCTGCTCTGAATGCACTCGACGGAATCGTCCGCTGGGAGTCTTCCCCCTAAATCCTCCAGGTCACGGTATATTTCAAGTTATTTTTGTGGTTTCTCCAATAACTACTCACATGCAAAGTgcacaaacaaatgcaaatgactGACTGCATCTCCCAGGGGATGTTCCCCACCCAGCTGAGCCTCACCTCATATGCTAATCATCGCAGAGGATAATCGATCGTTGGCTCAGTAACATCGTCTCATTCACCTACAGGCTGCAGCACAGGCAGAGAAAAtgaaggagcagcaaaggagggaggagatggaAAATCTTGCAGAGATGTTTCACACTCTGACATCCGACATGAtgacagatgcagcagagaAAGAAGTGGGAGGAGGGAGGCCGCCTCGTCTTCTGAGCGACAGGTGGAAGGGGATGAGCCCCGAGCAGCTTAGCGCCATCCATaggaagagaggagaacagCGTATTGAGAGACAGGTAAGTCAAATATTTCTCTGGTCTTTACCTTGATGTCCCACAAAATCCCTTCCCAAAATTCCATTTGCATCATGACTTTTAAATTGCCATCCACATGTGAAAGGAAGACGACTAACATACTCTCAGAAGAGTTGTAATGTTGCAATATAAAGGcatgaaataacacacacaaaaaaaactctccCAGAGAGATGAACACTTTGTAAAGCATCCTTGTGTAAAATGATGAAAACCAAATAAGCTTGGTGACCTTCTGTGGTCAGCACAGGTCTGAATTTATTATGTTCCTCCTTTGGCATATTTATTTAGCTTGCCCTTTAATTTGGCATCCAGTTCTCTGCTTATTTGTAAACCAGTCTTCTGCATTTATCTCAAGGTTGTGATCAAGTGGAAATAATGCCCTACCAGACACCTTTTAACCAAATTAAAGAAATCTTCATATTTTGTCGCAGAAATATTAACAAtctcttattattattcatgttgGTATAATTTATGTTGGCAGCCACATACAAGATCACCTACAAAGAATCTTTAAACCTTGTATCCCATTTACAGTTCCATGTATTTCTTGCAATCCTTAGAGACAACGTCAGGCAGAGAAGGTTCAGAATGCCGCTCGGGAACTCCAGCTCCTGAAGCTgtggagaggagcagaggaggaggacagaagagcagaagagctgaggagagagaaaaggatcCAGATGGATCATTACAACAAGCTGCTGGCCACAGAGCAACACGCAAGGTGAGCATCACACATACCGCACCTACATATAAAGCTACTGTAGATGCATTCTGGTTGCAGGAGACAATGTCCTTTGTGATAtaatatgcatttaaaataaggatttttatgtctgtctctgtttgccCCAGTCAGGAGTTCCTGAACAAGAAGCTGTACACCAACAAACCCACCGAGGAGTTCTTTTCTCAGTTTAACAGCAGCTACCGCTGACAACCCCACGCCTTCCACAGCCTTGTCCTCTTGGGAAATAGTGTTAATAAAATCTATTGATGGGTTTTACCCTAAATCAATGTGGCTTCAATCCCAGGCAATCAATGCTTGCTGACATACAGTGAACCCTGCGTGTTAATTTTATTGTCAGATATTGAGGATAAAAGGGACCCTTTTATGATACAGATTGTTGCACATACTTTATTTTTCACTCATATATCCAGTTACAGTGGTAGATTGGTAATGCATTAGCAGGTGGCCCCATATATAGTACAAATTCACCCAAGTCTTATCATTTGCTCGCGATACATAAATACCCACAGCTCCAATCTGATAATTGTGCACCCCACACATGCACCACAAAACATATACACTCCTGTAGTGACAGTCGCCCCCTACCCCTCACCCCTCCCTTCCAACTCAGGTATTATTGTTCAAAATCTCTGCCTTTAGAAGCAACGCTAAACAAACCAATCTGTGAtttaaaccattttttttatgtttaactCTAATTTTACTGTAAAATGGGAGGCAGCAGTGGAAAAGCAAAGGCCAGCATCCGCAGCTTTCTCCTCAACACATGAAAAGCAAAGAGTGAGTGACAGTtgagtatctgtgtgtgtacaccCATTTACCATTCAAAACGAACCCCCCCGCCAACACTGACAAACATTTAGCAGCAGATAGTCAAGTTAGAATATTGGCGTATTTTGTGTCAGTCACTGCTCCTGTATTAAAATAGATGCTTTTAAAAGGTTTATTTATCCTGAGTGTGTCTGAATAACCAACAGCAAGGAACTTAAACACACATCCTTCAGTGCCGATAGGTTCTTCTTTTACATTATGCTTCGCCTAAAGGACTGTGAGCCGATGTTTAGCTCGTGTCAAACTATTATTTGAATGGAGAACTGAGGCAGTAATGTTGCATATACCGGTAGGTACCCCCTGTGGTATGCACAAACTGCTTCGCTGCATCAGACAAAACCTCCACAGATATTCACTGCACTGCAAAGCGTTGCTGGATGGTTATGGGCTTTCATTGTGATTTAACTACGTCTATCACTAAATGACACTAatgtacactttttttttttttttttgaaatgtttgcaaACATCTACAGCACAATGggcatttttttcttaaatattgATGCTAAACAGCCAAATTTCACTGAAGTCATTAGTCAAAAATGGAAATTTTGAATTCATAGCAAgagtaaaaagaagaaaagttaCAGCTTGCGACATTTAAAAATTAAGTGGGTTCAAACCTGCacattttttctcattttttttttatcaaagatGATCGCGTTTATCAAAACAATCTGTAAAGATTGTATTTACATTCTGTGGGGGAAAAGCTGTCATTTATAGCCACCCTTATCTCTCGAATGCCTTGCATCATAAATTTATTCTAGTCAGTAGCATGTGAATGCATTGCCTACCATGCTCAAATAAGAATACATTCTCATTGTTTGGTGTACATACCAACTTCGTGCCTTTATTATACATCAACTGGCAATGATCAGTTCTGGTTGCAGTATCAGTTTGGATTGATGAGTGTTTTGCCTACATGACTCCACTCTCTGCTGtataaaatacacataaacacTGCTCCTCAGACAGATGAATAGATTGGATGAAATGTATGAAAAGATTGTTAATTAGCGACAACAGTGGTTTTAGTAGACTgtagaaagagacaaagacagaaagcCAGACATATAGGTCTCAATACAAAAGAATTACAATATCATTTCCAATAATGACGTTACACTTCTGGGAAGGCGAGATAGTAATGACATCAATCTGGTGCTCTATGCAGACCCAGCAGGCACAGGAATGTATAAGGAGCATGTACATGTCTATAATACTGTATTATGGCTAATCATTAGATGTAGATGCAGCTATATACACTAGATGCTACTCAGCATGTTCACAGCCAGTTTCCATGATGCATCCAATGTTATTAATAGTAAGAAACTTGGCTTTACTCAGTTTCAATCAAAACAACTTGATCTATCGTATGTGTCAGTAAACTGAAGTAaagactttttttaaatgactggtgtaaaaaaaaaaaaaaatatgcaaaaatgTGACGAAACACGTATTCGaacatatttataatatttaaaatgtcactaGCAAGTACAATCTGAGATATCAAAGTGGGAGTTGGACAGACAAAATGATGTGCGAAATAATATAAGGCTTGCTAAATGTCCAAGATGAAAGGCTGTTCACAGCAGCACATGCTGCCTGTTTCCCTGCACTAGGCTCGGCCACTCACGTCTTCTGTTAATGCACTACTGTGCGTCTCTGTAGGACTGTGCCTACTAACCCTCTGATTTGTCTCCCTCTACAACGCTCTGCTTATCTTTCTATAGAGTTGTCtgtgaggaggaaaaaaagagaagcaagataaataaatgttagttgttaaatgttatgttatgttgtaaATCACACAAgtagaggaggatgaggacggTCAAAGGACATCTTCAGGTCAGTCAGACT is a genomic window of Brachionichthys hirsutus isolate HB-005 chromosome 2, CSIRO-AGI_Bhir_v1, whole genome shotgun sequence containing:
- the ribc1 gene encoding RIB43A-like with coiled-coils protein 1, which gives rise to MYKLDLPLDQSRERAVDKRRSADTARKSRILNTRLRVMGLDLDALNKQVQEKKHRQDTEMQQDKAFDKLRKYHDDMLLQQDADESEKRAALLTDLTQYWATQEHDDSQDADIKCDLKGAFRISIPESELGPASMQIFQGEGIGEEQKKSERMKKTQRDLLEQMQDNERQLLRDKHRETLISKEMVRQDFGGVQLHGLEEECKKAARITLDNDNQALAAAQAEKMKEQQRREEMENLAEMFHTLTSDMMTDAAEKEVGGGRPPRLLSDRWKGMSPEQLSAIHRKRGEQRIERQRQRQAEKVQNAARELQLLKLWRGAEEEDRRAEELRREKRIQMDHYNKLLATEQHASQEFLNKKLYTNKPTEEFFSQFNSSYR